In the Syntrophorhabdaceae bacterium genome, one interval contains:
- a CDS encoding desulfoferrodoxin, translating into MTQLGKRYKCEVCGTEALCTKPGDGALTCCNQEMKLQEPKPIPSSD; encoded by the coding sequence ATGACGCAACTTGGTAAACGATATAAATGTGAAGTATGCGGCACAGAAGCCCTGTGCACAAAACCGGGAGACGGCGCACTCACCTGTTGTAACCAGGAGATGAAACTGCAGGAGCCTAAACCTATCCCTTCGTCGGATTGA
- a CDS encoding enoyl-CoA hydratase-related protein, with the protein MSAFETVLYEKKDHIAYVTLNRPQALNAYSVRMRDDLYQVLSAVKDDDEIRVAIVRGASDKAFCAGADLTEFLTAPSAIKARQIRFRRDLWRLFLSVPQPLIAAVHGYVLGSGMEIAASCDIRIASENAQFGLPEVGLGIIPGAGGTQTIPRLIGTSRSLEMLLTNRWISSAEAHTFGLVNRVVPNGQHVRAAEEIAQKIASFDPLAVREAKYAVTHGLDMSLEQGLELEKRLTLMRRRSVRTGV; encoded by the coding sequence GTGAGCGCATTTGAAACGGTACTCTACGAAAAAAAAGATCATATAGCGTACGTGACGCTCAACCGTCCTCAGGCCTTGAACGCATACAGCGTGCGGATGCGCGACGACCTCTATCAGGTGCTCAGTGCCGTGAAAGACGATGATGAGATAAGGGTCGCCATTGTGAGAGGCGCGTCAGATAAAGCCTTTTGCGCGGGCGCCGACCTCACCGAATTCCTTACCGCCCCTTCTGCGATTAAGGCGAGACAGATCCGCTTTCGAAGGGACCTCTGGAGACTTTTCCTGTCGGTTCCCCAGCCGCTTATCGCGGCGGTCCACGGATACGTACTCGGCTCGGGCATGGAGATTGCTGCCTCTTGCGATATACGGATAGCCTCCGAAAACGCGCAATTCGGCCTGCCTGAGGTCGGTCTCGGCATCATCCCCGGCGCCGGCGGCACACAAACCATTCCCCGGCTTATCGGCACATCGCGTTCTCTAGAAATGCTCCTTACCAATCGCTGGATATCAAGCGCCGAGGCGCACACTTTCGGATTGGTCAACAGGGTTGTTCCTAACGGTCAGCATGTAAGGGCGGCCGAAGAAATTGCTCAAAAGATCGCATCGTTTGATCCTCTTGCCGTAAGGGAGGCCAAATACGCCGTGACGCATGGCCTCGACATGTCCCTCGAACAGGGCCTGGAACTCGAAAAGAGGCTTACGCTCATGAGAAGAAGGAGTGTCCGTACGGGCGTGTGA
- a CDS encoding 3-oxoacid CoA-transferase subunit B yields the protein MSKFEGLPREIIALRISKEIEDGSYVNLGIGIPTLVGNWLEGRDVHLQSEIGMLKTGAMAEGDDVDQDLINASCQAVTEIPGSSYFDLVESFAMIRGGHVDVTVMGAFQVNEQGDFASWMNPSRGLDGVGNVGGSMDLAVGARRLLIAMEHTTKTGESKLVTKLTYPATAVKKVHMIFTDLAVMEVTPKGLLLKEIYPGLTVEDIQSVTEPKLIIADDLKAIEL from the coding sequence ATGAGTAAATTTGAGGGGCTCCCTCGTGAAATTATTGCACTCAGGATCAGTAAGGAGATTGAAGACGGCTCCTATGTGAACTTAGGCATCGGCATTCCCACGTTAGTGGGTAACTGGCTCGAAGGCAGGGACGTCCACCTCCAGAGTGAGATCGGCATGTTGAAAACCGGCGCCATGGCCGAAGGGGACGACGTAGATCAGGACTTAATCAATGCCTCCTGCCAGGCCGTGACCGAGATACCGGGCAGTTCCTATTTTGACCTCGTGGAATCCTTCGCCATGATCAGGGGAGGGCACGTGGACGTGACCGTCATGGGCGCATTCCAGGTGAACGAACAGGGCGACTTTGCCTCCTGGATGAACCCGTCCCGGGGACTTGACGGTGTAGGGAACGTAGGAGGGTCCATGGATTTAGCCGTAGGTGCAAGACGACTCCTCATCGCCATGGAGCATACGACAAAGACGGGAGAGTCGAAGCTCGTCACTAAGCTTACCTACCCGGCAACGGCTGTGAAGAAGGTCCACATGATCTTCACCGACCTCGCCGTGATGGAGGTGACCCCCAAGGGACTACTCCTTAAGGAGATCTACCCGGGGCTTACCGTAGAGGACATCCAGTCGGTCACAGAACCGAAACTCATAATTGCCGATGATCTCAAGGCAATAGAACTTTAG
- a CDS encoding CoA transferase subunit A, which translates to MNKVFKTIEEAIADIKDGAVIGIGGFFAAGVPRTLIQALIKKGTKNLTICCGSGPLLGAYRELDGLVAGKQIRKLIDSYGLFRSATKGSQNAFEQLVRSGEIEFEVYPMGTLAEKYRAAGAGIPAFFTPVGSGSMVEESVLSNIKEKRAKKETRVINGQTCVLEYALKLDYAFVHAYMGDEEGNLRYRKTARNFNPVMATAASVTIAEVENVVYPGDIDPDTVHTPGIYVQRVVHVPRITFDITNL; encoded by the coding sequence ATGAACAAGGTATTTAAGACTATAGAAGAAGCCATAGCTGACATCAAAGACGGTGCGGTTATCGGTATCGGCGGGTTCTTTGCCGCCGGCGTCCCGAGGACATTGATCCAGGCCTTAATCAAGAAGGGGACGAAAAATCTTACGATCTGCTGCGGTTCCGGTCCGCTCCTCGGCGCCTACCGGGAACTCGATGGCCTCGTCGCAGGCAAGCAGATAAGAAAGCTCATCGATTCTTACGGGCTCTTCCGTTCTGCAACAAAGGGATCGCAGAATGCCTTCGAACAGCTGGTCCGTTCAGGAGAGATCGAGTTCGAGGTCTACCCCATGGGTACGCTTGCCGAGAAGTATCGTGCCGCGGGCGCGGGCATCCCCGCATTCTTCACCCCGGTCGGTTCAGGCTCCATGGTGGAGGAGAGCGTCCTCTCGAACATCAAGGAGAAGAGAGCTAAAAAAGAAACGCGCGTGATTAACGGTCAAACCTGCGTTTTGGAGTATGCCTTAAAGCTCGACTATGCCTTTGTCCATGCCTATATGGGTGACGAAGAAGGCAACTTGAGGTACAGAAAGACCGCCCGGAACTTTAACCCCGTCATGGCAACGGCAGCATCAGTGACCATTGCCGAGGTGGAGAACGTCGTCTATCCCGGCGATATCGATCCCGACACTGTCCATACCCCGGGCATCTACGTACAGAGAGTTGTCCATGTTCCCCGGATAACATTTGACATTACCAACCTGTAG